A region of Candidatus Poribacteria bacterium DNA encodes the following proteins:
- a CDS encoding AAA family ATPase, translating to MATLEGFRVRNFGVLKDVTLGRLWDRKKEEALTPMTAVIGKNGVGKSALFDAFGFLADALKFNNVEEACDARGRGGFEKMRTQGATDPIEFDVYYREHGNARPITYQVAIEVDEFGRPYVLQEHFRQRRTGQKSGWPFSFLILNNGSGVVWKGSQAGYQIDQPIKDLQSFQAFWEFIKTEEAGETETIDLSDPRKLGIATIGALKQHPRISAFRRFIEGWYLSYFTPDAARSLPLAGPQEHLNTHGDNLGNVVQFMEREHKQRFQAILKKIADKIPGIDRIDTEKTSDGRLLLRFNNKGFQDPFYAQQMSDGTLKVFAYLLMLEDPTPPPFICIEEPENGLYHKLLETLATEFREHATGHKGGSQVFITTHQPYFVNALEPKEVWILEKGEDGFSKIRRASEDPLVNDLVEEGLPLGGLWYSDYLDPR from the coding sequence ATGGCAACATTAGAAGGCTTCAGAGTAAGAAATTTTGGAGTTCTTAAAGATGTAACACTGGGTCGCCTATGGGATAGAAAAAAAGAAGAAGCCCTCACGCCAATGACAGCGGTAATCGGAAAAAATGGGGTCGGTAAGAGTGCATTATTCGATGCCTTCGGTTTCCTTGCTGATGCGCTCAAGTTCAATAATGTTGAGGAAGCTTGCGATGCCCGCGGGCGAGGTGGTTTCGAGAAAATGCGGACACAAGGTGCAACAGATCCGATTGAATTTGACGTGTACTACAGAGAACACGGAAACGCCAGACCCATTACATATCAAGTTGCTATTGAAGTAGATGAATTCGGACGGCCTTATGTACTGCAAGAACATTTTCGACAAAGGCGAACGGGTCAGAAAAGTGGTTGGCCCTTCTCTTTTTTAATACTGAATAATGGCAGCGGTGTAGTATGGAAAGGAAGTCAAGCAGGATACCAAATTGATCAACCAATTAAGGACTTACAATCATTTCAAGCATTTTGGGAATTCATAAAAACAGAGGAAGCTGGTGAAACAGAGACTATTGACTTAAGTGACCCGCGTAAACTCGGTATTGCCACAATTGGAGCATTGAAACAACATCCAAGAATATCCGCTTTTCGTCGGTTCATCGAGGGATGGTATCTCAGTTATTTCACGCCTGATGCTGCGCGTAGTTTGCCACTTGCGGGTCCTCAAGAACACCTCAATACCCACGGTGACAACCTCGGTAACGTCGTGCAATTCATGGAACGTGAACATAAGCAGCGTTTTCAGGCTATTCTAAAAAAAATCGCCGATAAAATACCCGGAATAGACCGAATTGACACTGAAAAAACCAGTGACGGCAGACTATTACTTAGGTTCAACAACAAAGGATTTCAAGATCCCTTTTATGCACAACAAATGTCTGACGGAACACTCAAAGTATTCGCTTATCTACTAATGCTTGAAGACCCAACACCGCCTCCTTTTATTTGTATTGAGGAACCGGAAAACGGCTTATATCACAAACTTTTGGAGACGCTCGCCACCGAATTTCGTGAGCATGCCACAGGACACAAAGGAGGCTCACAGGTCTTCATTACGACACACCAACCATATTTTGTCAATGCCTTAGAACCGAAAGAGGTTTGGATACTGGAAAAGGGTGAAGATGGGTTTTCCAAAATCCGTCGGGCAAGCGAAGACCCGCTCGTGAACGACCTTGTTGAAGAAGGACTTCCTTTGGGTGGACTCTGGTACAGCGACTATCTTGACCCAAGGTAA
- a CDS encoding glycosyl hydrolase has protein sequence MQVNHSLRPTDLKPQIERLFEYSGQKILAIEDTWLPEKGTPVFTVAGTYTTRGWTEWTQGFQFGSAILQFDATGDEQFLEIGRQNTIEKMAPHVTHIGVHDHGFNNVSTYGNLRRLMRDGVIPWNDGEMHFYELALKASAAVQASRWTQIKDGTGYIASFNGPHSLFSDTIRSLRVLGLGHTLGAVLMGEGDVAIPLLERLLQHSQTTANYNVYYGEGRDAYDIRGRVVHESIFNTNDGNYRCPSTQQGYSPFTTWTRGLAWIVTGYAEQLEFFDTLSAEELEPYGGYDLATAHIRKAAEATADFYIENTAQDGIPYWDTGAPGLVELGDYLAAPADPYNDLEPVDSSAAAIAAQGLIRLGNYLRKHGESEAGDSYYQAGLTVAKTLFAEPYLSESDTHQGLLLHSVYHRPNGWDYVPEGRKVPCGEASMWGDYHARELAVLLWREINEKPYLTFF, from the coding sequence ATGCAAGTAAACCATTCATTACGTCCCACCGATCTGAAGCCTCAAATTGAAAGACTTTTTGAATACTCAGGTCAAAAAATTTTAGCCATTGAGGACACATGGCTCCCTGAAAAAGGCACCCCCGTTTTTACCGTCGCTGGGACCTACACAACACGCGGCTGGACGGAATGGACACAAGGGTTCCAATTCGGCTCTGCGATCCTCCAATTTGATGCTACTGGCGATGAGCAATTCCTTGAAATCGGTAGGCAGAACACGATTGAAAAGATGGCACCGCACGTGACACACATCGGTGTGCATGACCACGGTTTCAATAATGTTTCGACTTATGGCAACCTCCGCCGTTTGATGCGGGACGGTGTGATTCCGTGGAACGATGGCGAGATGCATTTCTATGAACTCGCACTGAAAGCCTCCGCTGCCGTACAAGCGAGTCGCTGGACGCAAATTAAAGACGGGACGGGATATATTGCCTCTTTCAACGGACCGCATTCGCTTTTTTCAGACACGATTCGTTCGCTACGGGTTTTAGGACTTGGACATACACTCGGCGCAGTGCTGATGGGTGAAGGCGATGTTGCTATTCCGCTATTGGAACGTCTGCTTCAACATTCGCAGACGACAGCGAACTATAACGTCTACTACGGCGAAGGACGCGATGCTTATGACATACGGGGACGGGTGGTGCATGAATCTATCTTCAATACGAACGATGGGAACTACCGTTGTCCGAGCACACAGCAGGGCTATTCACCGTTTACAACGTGGACACGTGGACTTGCATGGATTGTTACAGGTTACGCCGAGCAGCTGGAGTTTTTTGATACGTTATCTGCCGAGGAACTTGAACCTTACGGCGGATATGATTTGGCAACAGCGCATATACGCAAGGCAGCGGAAGCCACCGCCGATTTCTATATTGAAAACACAGCACAAGATGGGATCCCGTACTGGGATACTGGCGCACCTGGTCTGGTTGAACTCGGTGATTATTTGGCAGCACCTGCCGACCCATATAACGATCTTGAACCTGTAGATAGTTCCGCCGCTGCAATTGCGGCACAAGGATTGATTCGACTTGGTAACTATCTCAGAAAACACGGTGAGTCTGAAGCTGGAGATTCCTATTACCAAGCCGGTTTAACCGTAGCCAAAACTCTCTTTGCCGAACCGTATCTCTCGGAATCCGATACACATCAAGGGTTGCTGTTGCATTCGGTATATCACCGTCCGAATGGATGGGATTATGTGCCAGAGGGCAGGAAGGTCCCGTGTGGTGAGGCTTCGATGTGGGGCGATTATCACGCCCGCGAACTTGCAGTCTTATTATGGCGGGAGATAAACGAAAAACCGTATTTGACGTTTTTCTAA
- a CDS encoding efflux RND transporter permease subunit produces the protein MSIPKISVNNPVLANMLMIIIIVFGLYAWINLPRELTPEVSVQSAVVPTLYPGASPEEVEKLVTAPIEDAIEENVNKVDLLFSTSSEGRSVIFVDFEEISDRDFDKELESLRTTVEQVNELPEEILEDPRVQEFDISFGFPILTIVVGGNIAETQMRDIAENLKDEISDIKNIASVRMAGLREREIWIEVNPDRLKAYRLPISAVITALGTNNLNLPAGTMELGGTEFMIRTMGEFTDLDTIGETLITVQPIGTLLRLKDVATISDTYEEVRTLSRIEGQPSISLSVQKKTEGNTIALVTKLRELVDNRRTDLPDGAELTVVNDYSVVLKERLGILETNAFFGLVLVVLMLLLFIGWRNALFAALGIPVAFMATFWFMSIAGYTLSGVSLFGLILVVGIVVDDAIVVIENIYRHIEAGESPKVAAIRGAEEVGWPVVAASLTTICAFGPLMFMSGVTGQFMRIVPVMAILVLIASLFEVFVILPAHVAEWGKAKIRTGRSRLENLRTGSPRGFTFGVRIVSFFVWFAMFFELIRNRYVRILKITIRHRYAFVGSVLFFGLVACIGAFFVLDRELFPGEEFPQFYVKAEMPPSYGIQETTEVIVQIEEMAKGLPSTEVDAVVSNVGLHTFMSGLIRRSVTYGSNLGEVIVELTPKQKRTRGVDEIIAELRTKTTTISGIERLSFVTQDGGAPQVADVSVKVKGPRFENLTEIAGVLKTALSQIDGVYDIQDDFSIGKSELRIYLNQEKARQYGLTTFQVAQTVQTGIEGAKATTYREADEAIDVIVKYEEDRLRNLAALSNLLVATPTGAAVPLKDVADIREEKGYADIHRFDGERAITVYASVDREKTTAFKVSQSLISAFADIESLYPGYQLDFRGVFDEITESFSELWKLFIVGLLLIYVVLGAQFKSFIQPIIIMFAVPFGMIGAMVGLLLSHATLSIVAMFGIVALAGIVVNDSIVLIDFINKYREKGYNKWYAILKGSSLRLRPIVLTTVTTIFGLIPMAIGLGGKSPIWMPMAYTIIFGLAVATLMTLFVMPGLYAITTDLRRLVLKDPEGRFRSVSEEELLGAAVTADD, from the coding sequence ATGTCCATCCCCAAGATATCCGTAAACAACCCTGTTTTAGCGAACATGTTAATGATTATAATCATCGTTTTTGGGTTGTACGCATGGATAAACCTACCGCGGGAACTCACCCCAGAAGTCTCAGTCCAGAGCGCAGTTGTGCCAACACTCTATCCGGGTGCCTCTCCAGAAGAAGTTGAAAAACTTGTCACTGCTCCTATTGAAGACGCAATTGAGGAGAACGTCAACAAAGTTGACCTATTGTTTTCTACCTCTTCAGAGGGACGTTCTGTTATCTTTGTCGATTTTGAGGAGATAAGCGACCGGGATTTTGACAAGGAACTTGAAAGCCTACGCACCACTGTTGAGCAGGTAAATGAGCTGCCAGAGGAGATTTTAGAGGATCCGAGGGTCCAAGAATTTGATATCTCATTTGGTTTTCCTATTTTGACGATTGTTGTAGGTGGAAATATTGCGGAAACGCAGATGCGGGATATTGCTGAAAATCTCAAAGACGAAATCTCGGACATCAAAAACATCGCCTCTGTCCGAATGGCAGGTCTCCGTGAGAGGGAAATATGGATTGAGGTGAATCCGGATCGATTGAAGGCATATCGACTCCCAATTTCAGCAGTCATTACCGCGCTGGGAACAAACAACTTGAATCTCCCCGCCGGCACAATGGAACTCGGAGGCACAGAATTCATGATCCGAACGATGGGAGAATTCACCGATTTGGACACTATCGGCGAAACTCTTATCACTGTTCAACCGATAGGTACGCTTCTCCGTCTGAAAGATGTTGCGACGATTTCTGACACCTACGAGGAGGTGCGAACGCTATCGCGAATTGAGGGACAACCTTCGATTAGCCTGAGTGTGCAAAAGAAGACTGAGGGAAACACAATTGCATTAGTTACTAAACTTCGAGAATTAGTCGACAATCGGAGAACGGATCTCCCTGACGGTGCTGAGTTGACAGTTGTTAATGACTATTCCGTTGTTCTCAAAGAACGATTGGGAATTCTTGAAACAAATGCCTTTTTCGGTTTGGTGCTTGTTGTGCTAATGCTCCTTCTCTTTATTGGATGGCGGAATGCCCTATTTGCGGCACTCGGCATACCGGTGGCGTTCATGGCAACATTCTGGTTTATGTCCATTGCTGGTTATACGCTCAGCGGTGTCTCCCTATTTGGGCTTATTTTAGTCGTCGGGATTGTTGTTGATGATGCCATTGTCGTCATAGAGAACATCTACCGGCATATTGAGGCAGGTGAATCACCGAAAGTTGCCGCCATTCGTGGTGCGGAAGAAGTCGGCTGGCCCGTTGTAGCAGCAAGTTTGACGACCATCTGTGCTTTTGGACCGTTGATGTTTATGTCTGGTGTTACTGGACAGTTTATGCGGATCGTGCCGGTTATGGCGATTCTGGTTTTGATAGCATCTCTTTTTGAAGTCTTCGTAATTTTACCAGCACACGTCGCTGAATGGGGAAAAGCCAAAATTCGCACAGGACGCAGCAGGCTTGAAAATCTCCGAACCGGGTCCCCGAGGGGTTTCACCTTCGGTGTCCGCATTGTCAGCTTTTTCGTGTGGTTTGCTATGTTTTTTGAATTAATTCGGAACCGATATGTTAGAATCCTGAAAATAACCATTCGACACCGATATGCGTTTGTAGGGAGTGTCCTCTTCTTCGGATTGGTTGCATGCATCGGAGCATTTTTTGTTCTTGACAGGGAACTCTTCCCTGGTGAAGAGTTCCCACAATTTTATGTCAAAGCTGAGATGCCACCTTCCTACGGAATACAGGAAACAACAGAAGTAATTGTCCAAATTGAAGAGATGGCTAAAGGACTTCCATCAACTGAAGTTGACGCGGTCGTCAGCAATGTCGGTTTACATACATTTATGTCAGGTTTGATAAGAAGAAGTGTTACCTACGGCTCAAATTTAGGAGAGGTAATCGTCGAGCTCACACCAAAGCAAAAACGCACCCGTGGTGTGGATGAGATCATCGCAGAACTACGCACGAAAACCACAACCATTAGTGGAATTGAGCGGCTGAGTTTCGTCACACAAGATGGGGGTGCACCACAAGTAGCAGATGTGAGCGTCAAAGTAAAAGGACCGAGATTTGAGAATCTGACTGAAATCGCTGGCGTTCTTAAGACAGCCCTATCTCAGATAGATGGCGTTTACGATATCCAAGATGATTTCAGCATTGGAAAATCTGAACTGCGCATCTACTTAAATCAGGAGAAAGCGCGTCAATATGGATTAACCACGTTTCAGGTCGCACAAACCGTTCAAACGGGTATTGAGGGTGCCAAGGCAACCACCTATCGAGAAGCAGACGAGGCGATTGATGTTATCGTCAAATATGAGGAAGACAGGCTTAGGAATCTCGCAGCACTTAGCAATCTCTTGGTTGCGACACCCACTGGTGCCGCTGTTCCCCTTAAGGACGTTGCAGATATAAGGGAAGAAAAGGGGTACGCAGATATCCATCGCTTCGATGGGGAACGAGCAATCACAGTTTATGCCTCGGTAGATAGAGAAAAGACGACTGCCTTTAAAGTGAGTCAATCGCTCATCAGCGCATTTGCTGATATAGAATCTTTGTATCCGGGATACCAACTCGATTTTCGAGGGGTTTTTGATGAAATTACAGAATCCTTTTCCGAGTTGTGGAAGTTGTTCATTGTTGGGCTGTTGCTCATCTATGTCGTATTGGGTGCACAATTCAAATCGTTTATACAACCGATTATTATTATGTTTGCTGTTCCATTCGGTATGATCGGTGCGATGGTTGGACTCCTACTTTCCCATGCGACCCTTAGCATCGTCGCTATGTTTGGTATCGTTGCACTCGCTGGGATTGTGGTGAACGATTCAATTGTTCTTATCGACTTCATTAACAAGTACCGAGAAAAGGGATATAACAAGTGGTACGCTATTCTGAAAGGCAGTAGTCTCCGATTACGTCCAATTGTTCTCACCACAGTGACGACGATTTTCGGACTCATTCCGATGGCAATCGGGTTAGGCGGCAAGTCGCCTATATGGATGCCGATGGCGTATACGATCATTTTCGGACTCGCCGTTGCAACATTGATGACGCTGTTCGTGATGCCGGGATTATATGCCATCACAACGGACCTTCGTAGACTCGTCTTGAAAGACCCAGAAGGACGTTTCCGTTCCGTTTCAGAAGAAGAATTATTAGGTGCAGCAGTTACAGCAGACGATTAG
- a CDS encoding efflux RND transporter permease subunit, with protein MSIPKISVNNPVLANMLMIIIIAFGLYAWINLPRELTPEIALQSATVTTLYPGASPEEVEKLVTAPIEDAIEENVSKINLLFSTSSEGRSVISVDFEEMSDRDYDKEIENLRTAVEQVNELPEEILEDPQVEELDVSSGFPMLTIAVGGKISESQMRDIAENLKDEILDIKNIASVRIAGLREREIWIEVNPDRLKAYQIPIAMVITAVGASNLNLPAGTMELGNTEFMVRTMGEFATPDTIGETIISVQPTGTPLRLKDVATVSDTYEEARTLSRINAEPSISLSVQKKTEGNTIALVAQLRELVEKWRADLPEGAELTAVNDYSVILKERLGILETNAFFGLVLVVFMLFLFIGWRNAVFAALGIPVAFMATFWFMSVGGYTLSGVSLFGLILVVGIVVDDAIVVIENIYRHIERGAPPKVAAIRGAEEVGWPVLAASLTTICAFGPLMFMSGVPGQFMRVVPIMAILVLIASLFEVFVILPAHVSEWGKARTQTGRSRLENLRTRSRDAFALSAYITGFFAGFGLFFDFIRSRYVRILKITIRHRYAFVGSVFFIGLIACVGAFLVLDRELFPGEDFPQFYVKAEMPPSYGMQETTEVVAHLEAAAKTLPSSEVAAIVSNIGLHTPTGGLMEGITYGSNFGEVIVELTPKQQRTRGVDDIIAELRTKTTTISGIEELNFITQEGGPPQGEDVEVKVKGARFEQLTALADTLKASLSQMDGVYDIRDDFRTGKSELRIYLKPEKTHQYGLTTFQIAQTVRTAIEGAKATTYREADEAIDVIVKYEEDTLGNLAALNNLLIATPTGAIVPLKDVADITEEKGYSDIRRFDGERAITVYASVDRAKTTPFDATQTLISKFADVESLYPGYQLDFRGLFDEIIESFSELWKLFIVGLLLIYVVLGAQFKSFIQPIIIMLAVPFGMIGAMVGLLLANATLSMVAMFGIVALSGIVVNDSIVLIDFINKYRERGYNKWYAILKGGYVRLRPIVLTSLTTIIGLMPMAIGLGGKSPIWMPMAYTIIFGLALATTMTLFVMPALYAITTDIRGLVLKNPEERFRAVSDEDLLGEAVPADD; from the coding sequence ATGTCCATCCCCAAAATATCCGTAAATAACCCGGTCTTAGCAAACATGTTAATGATCATAATCATTGCATTCGGGTTGTATGCATGGATAAACCTACCACGGGAACTCACACCAGAAATCGCCTTACAGAGTGCAACGGTGACAACACTCTATCCGGGAGCCTCTCCAGAAGAAGTTGAAAAACTTGTCACCGCCCCCATTGAAGACGCTATCGAGGAAAACGTTAGCAAAATCAATTTGTTGTTCTCTACCTCTTCTGAAGGCAGATCCGTCATCTCCGTCGACTTTGAAGAAATGAGCGATCGGGATTACGACAAGGAAATTGAAAACCTCCGCACTGCTGTAGAGCAGGTGAATGAGCTCCCAGAAGAGATTTTAGAGGATCCGCAAGTTGAAGAACTTGATGTTTCCTCCGGCTTTCCCATGCTAACGATTGCTGTAGGCGGGAAAATTTCGGAATCCCAGATGCGCGACATCGCCGAAAATCTCAAAGACGAAATCTTGGACATCAAAAACATCGCGTCCGTCCGGATAGCAGGCCTCCGCGAAAGAGAAATTTGGATTGAGGTGAATCCGGATCGGTTGAAAGCCTATCAGATTCCGATTGCGATGGTTATTACTGCAGTCGGTGCAAGCAATTTGAACCTCCCAGCGGGTACCATGGAACTCGGCAATACAGAATTCATGGTCCGGACGATGGGTGAATTCGCCACTCCAGACACGATCGGTGAGACTATCATCTCCGTTCAACCGACAGGTACGCCGCTCCGGCTGAAAGATGTCGCTACTGTTTCGGACACCTACGAAGAAGCGAGAACCCTATCCCGGATTAATGCGGAACCCTCTATTAGTCTGAGCGTACAAAAAAAGACCGAGGGAAACACGATCGCGTTAGTTGCCCAACTTCGAGAATTAGTTGAAAAATGGAGAGCCGATCTCCCTGAAGGTGCCGAATTGACAGCTGTCAACGATTACTCGGTTATTCTCAAGGAGCGGTTGGGGATTCTTGAAACAAATGCGTTTTTCGGTTTGGTGCTCGTCGTATTCATGCTCTTCCTCTTTATCGGTTGGCGGAATGCCGTGTTCGCAGCACTCGGCATACCGGTGGCGTTTATGGCAACCTTCTGGTTTATGTCTGTGGGTGGCTATACACTCAGCGGTGTCTCCCTGTTCGGACTGATTTTAGTCGTCGGGATTGTTGTTGACGATGCTATTGTTGTCATAGAGAACATTTACCGACACATTGAGAGAGGGGCACCCCCGAAAGTCGCTGCTATTCGTGGTGCGGAAGAAGTCGGCTGGCCCGTCTTAGCCGCCAGCTTAACGACTATCTGTGCATTCGGTCCATTGATGTTTATGTCCGGTGTTCCTGGACAGTTTATGCGAGTCGTTCCAATCATGGCGATCCTCGTGCTGATTGCCTCTCTCTTTGAAGTGTTCGTGATTTTACCGGCGCACGTTTCCGAGTGGGGAAAAGCGAGAACGCAGACAGGACGGAGTAGACTTGAAAATCTCCGCACCCGATCTCGGGATGCCTTTGCCCTAAGTGCTTACATCACCGGCTTTTTCGCAGGGTTCGGCCTGTTTTTTGACTTTATCAGGAGCCGATATGTTAGAATTTTGAAGATAACGATTCGACATCGATATGCCTTTGTAGGAAGTGTCTTCTTTATCGGTTTGATCGCGTGCGTGGGCGCATTTTTAGTCCTCGATAGGGAGCTCTTCCCCGGTGAAGATTTCCCACAATTCTATGTCAAAGCCGAAATGCCGCCTTCTTATGGGATGCAAGAAACAACAGAAGTCGTAGCACACCTCGAAGCAGCTGCCAAAACACTTCCATCCAGTGAAGTCGCTGCTATCGTCAGTAACATCGGATTACACACGCCGACTGGGGGTTTGATGGAAGGCATTACCTATGGATCCAATTTCGGTGAGGTTATTGTTGAACTCACACCAAAACAGCAACGTACTCGAGGTGTAGATGACATCATCGCAGAACTGCGGACGAAAACCACAACCATTAGTGGAATTGAGGAACTGAACTTCATCACACAGGAAGGCGGACCGCCGCAAGGGGAAGATGTTGAAGTCAAGGTAAAAGGAGCCAGATTTGAACAACTGACGGCACTGGCTGATACCCTTAAAGCCTCACTCTCGCAGATGGACGGTGTCTACGACATTCGAGATGACTTTCGCACGGGTAAATCCGAACTTCGCATCTACCTGAAACCGGAAAAGACACATCAATACGGATTAACTACATTCCAGATTGCGCAAACAGTGCGGACCGCTATTGAGGGTGCCAAAGCGACAACTTATCGCGAAGCAGACGAAGCGATTGATGTCATCGTCAAATACGAGGAAGATACGCTCGGCAACCTTGCTGCACTGAATAACTTGTTGATTGCAACACCCACAGGTGCGATTGTCCCGCTCAAGGATGTCGCCGATATCACGGAGGAGAAAGGATACTCTGACATCCGCCGATTTGACGGTGAACGGGCGATTACGGTTTATGCTTCCGTAGATAGGGCAAAAACGACACCCTTTGATGCAACTCAAACACTCATCAGTAAATTTGCTGATGTCGAATCCCTGTACCCCGGATACCAACTCGATTTTAGAGGGCTTTTCGATGAGATTATAGAGTCCTTTTCTGAGTTGTGGAAGTTGTTCATTGTTGGGCTGTTACTCATCTATGTCGTATTGGGTGCACAATTCAAATCCTTTATACAACCGATTATCATTATGCTCGCTGTTCCGTTCGGAATGATAGGGGCGATGGTTGGGTTACTTCTTGCTAATGCGACGCTTAGTATGGTTGCCATGTTTGGTATCGTTGCACTCTCCGGTATTGTGGTGAATGATTCAATTGTGCTTATCGACTTTATCAACAAATACCGCGAACGCGGTTACAATAAGTGGTATGCCATTCTGAAAGGCGGGTACGTCCGATTACGCCCGATTGTCCTCACTTCACTCACAACAATTATTGGACTCATGCCGATGGCAATCGGTCTTGGTGGTAAATCGCCTATCTGGATGCCGATGGCGTATACAATCATCTTCGGGCTTGCGCTCGCAACCACGATGACGCTGTTTGTCATGCCAGCCCTTTATGCCATCACAACAGACATACGAGGTCTCGTCCTGAAAAACCCGGAAGAACGTTTCCGAGCTGTTTCAGACGAAGACTTGTTGGGTGAAGCAGTCCCGGCTGATGATTAA
- a CDS encoding Gfo/Idh/MocA family oxidoreductase, translating into MNQQNLKIAFIGVGGIAGNYRRSLNQLERPIAAVCDINAERAAAVAAEENATAYTDHSEMLQKEKPDVVFTCIPPGAHTTQVADAAAAGAAVFVAKPVAQDLETAQHARDAIAAAGVINQVGYMARYSDITAKAKELVGDQKLTMGIGRFLTRMGTNHPWWGKYEVSRGQMVEQTTHVFDLIRYFLGDVVSVHAYGIKGVSDGIADFEECTVCNMQFESGAVGSITSTCVARAHDNFATELVGDDLYLKLTHDLGLRGQIGGEGIDYTGTEAGYFRQVEQLINAVDANDQGLVLSPYADAAKSLAVTLAANRSLETGQVEQVAV; encoded by the coding sequence GTGAATCAACAGAATTTGAAAATTGCTTTCATTGGCGTTGGGGGCATCGCTGGCAATTACCGCCGAAGTCTCAATCAACTTGAACGTCCCATCGCTGCTGTCTGTGATATAAATGCAGAACGCGCGGCAGCGGTCGCCGCTGAGGAAAACGCCACAGCATACACTGATCACAGCGAAATGCTACAGAAAGAGAAACCGGATGTCGTGTTTACCTGTATCCCACCGGGCGCACACACGACCCAGGTTGCCGATGCAGCAGCGGCGGGTGCGGCGGTTTTCGTTGCCAAACCCGTTGCACAAGACTTAGAAACCGCCCAACATGCTCGTGATGCGATTGCTGCCGCCGGTGTCATCAACCAAGTCGGTTACATGGCACGATATAGCGACATTACAGCAAAAGCGAAGGAGTTAGTCGGAGATCAGAAACTCACTATGGGGATTGGACGGTTTCTCACACGGATGGGGACAAACCACCCGTGGTGGGGAAAATACGAAGTATCGCGCGGACAGATGGTCGAGCAGACGACCCATGTTTTTGATTTGATTCGCTATTTCCTCGGTGATGTGGTGAGTGTTCACGCCTACGGTATCAAAGGCGTTTCTGACGGGATTGCTGATTTTGAGGAGTGTACCGTCTGTAACATGCAGTTTGAAAGCGGTGCGGTAGGCAGTATTACCAGCACGTGTGTCGCTCGCGCACACGACAATTTCGCAACTGAATTAGTCGGCGATGACCTCTATCTCAAGCTCACGCATGACCTCGGATTGCGTGGACAGATTGGCGGTGAAGGGATTGACTATACCGGTACAGAAGCCGGTTATTTCCGACAGGTTGAGCAGCTCATCAATGCGGTTGACGCAAACGATCAAGGATTGGTGCTCTCGCCCTACGCCGATGCTGCGAAGAGTCTTGCCGTTACACTCGCTGCGAACCGTTCATTAGAAACAGGACAGGTTGAGCAGGTTGCTGTCTAA
- a CDS encoding DUF4276 family protein has product MHFEILVEDQSGKKALDILIPKIISNQHKFKVRPYQGIGHIPKNLTNPTNANTNLLLNQLPMQLRAYGKNYANDPTKVVIVVCDLDNNCLRTFRRQLFTVLNACNPRPKTRFCIAIEEGEAWLLGDIPAIKAAYPRAKDNILNGYQNDSICGTWELLADAVFRGGSSRLKKRGWQTVGREKSTWAQKITPYMNVDQNASPSFCYFRDKIRELI; this is encoded by the coding sequence ATGCACTTTGAAATACTTGTTGAAGACCAATCTGGAAAGAAAGCTCTTGATATTCTGATACCAAAGATTATCAGTAATCAACACAAGTTCAAGGTCCGTCCCTATCAAGGAATCGGGCACATTCCCAAAAACCTCACCAATCCTACTAATGCGAATACAAACCTTTTGCTCAATCAACTTCCCATGCAGCTTAGGGCGTACGGAAAAAATTATGCCAATGATCCTACCAAAGTCGTAATTGTGGTGTGCGACTTGGATAATAACTGCTTGAGAACGTTTCGCCGACAACTCTTCACTGTTCTAAATGCTTGTAACCCCAGACCAAAGACTCGGTTTTGTATTGCTATAGAAGAGGGTGAAGCTTGGCTGCTGGGCGATATTCCAGCAATCAAGGCAGCTTATCCGAGAGCCAAGGACAATATCCTGAATGGTTATCAAAATGACTCCATTTGTGGAACATGGGAACTTCTGGCTGATGCAGTATTTAGAGGTGGTTCAAGTAGGTTAAAAAAGAGAGGATGGCAGACAGTTGGTAGGGAGAAATCAACATGGGCACAGAAAATCACTCCATATATGAACGTAGACCAAAACGCATCACCCAGTTTTTGTTACTTTCGAGATAAGATTCGAGAACTCATCTGA